One part of the Streptomyces nigra genome encodes these proteins:
- a CDS encoding DUF6274 family protein, whose translation MAASTRHETRALLRAHLSAATSYRHLTRHCPICHRLLRLALDSGPGVADAPGASGTSDTPGAARPAADEAAPEETPSPA comes from the coding sequence ATGGCGGCATCGACCAGGCACGAGACGCGAGCCCTGCTCCGCGCGCACCTGTCGGCCGCCACCTCCTACCGGCATCTGACCCGGCACTGTCCGATCTGCCACCGGCTGCTGCGGCTGGCCCTCGACAGCGGGCCCGGCGTTGCCGACGCTCCCGGCGCCTCAGGGACGTCCGACACGCCCGGCGCCGCCCGGCCTGCCGCGGACGAGGCGGCCCCGGAGGAGACACCGTCCCCCGCCTGA
- the bldC gene encoding developmental transcriptional regulator BldC, which produces MTARTPDAEPLLTPAEVATMFRVDPKTVTRWAKAGKLTSIRTLGGHRRYREAEVRALLAGIPQQRSEA; this is translated from the coding sequence ATGACCGCTCGCACCCCTGATGCCGAGCCGCTGCTGACCCCGGCTGAGGTCGCCACGATGTTCCGCGTCGACCCCAAGACGGTCACGCGGTGGGCGAAGGCCGGGAAGCTCACTTCCATCCGTACGCTCGGCGGTCACCGCCGTTACCGCGAGGCTGAGGTCCGCGCTCTGCTCGCGGGCATTCCGCAGCAGCGCAGCGAGGCCTGA
- a CDS encoding Leu/Phe/Val dehydrogenase: MTDVTHGVLHTLFHSDQGGHEQVVLCQDRASGLKAVIAIHSTALGPALGGTRFYPYATEEEAVADALNLARGMSYKNAMAGLDHGGGKAVIIGDPAQIKTEELLLAYGRFVASLGGRYVTACDVGTYVADMDVVARENRWTTGRSPENGGAGDSSVLTAFGVYQGMRASAQHRWGDPSLRDRTVGVAGVGKVGHILVEHLVAEGAKVVITDVREDAVGRIVAAHLDSVTAVADTATLIRVQGLDIYAPCALGGALNDDTVPVLTAGIVCGAANNQLAHPGVEKDLADRGILYAPDYVVNAGGVIQVADELHGFDFGRCKEKAAKIFDTTLAIFARAKADGIPPAAAADRIAEQRIAEARRTH; encoded by the coding sequence GTGACCGACGTAACACACGGCGTCCTGCACACCCTGTTCCACTCGGACCAGGGGGGACATGAGCAGGTCGTGCTCTGCCAGGACCGCGCCAGCGGCCTCAAGGCCGTCATCGCCATCCACTCGACCGCTCTGGGCCCCGCCCTCGGCGGTACGCGCTTCTACCCGTACGCGACCGAGGAGGAGGCCGTCGCCGACGCCCTCAACCTCGCGCGCGGGATGTCGTACAAGAACGCCATGGCCGGGCTCGACCACGGCGGCGGCAAGGCCGTGATCATCGGTGATCCGGCGCAGATCAAGACCGAGGAGCTGCTGCTGGCCTACGGCCGGTTCGTGGCCTCCCTCGGCGGCCGCTACGTCACCGCGTGCGACGTCGGCACCTATGTCGCCGACATGGACGTGGTGGCGCGCGAGAACCGCTGGACGACCGGCCGCTCCCCGGAGAACGGCGGCGCGGGCGACTCGTCGGTGCTCACCGCCTTCGGCGTCTACCAGGGCATGCGCGCCTCCGCGCAGCACCGCTGGGGCGACCCGTCGCTGCGGGACCGCACGGTCGGTGTCGCGGGCGTCGGCAAGGTGGGCCACATCCTGGTCGAGCACCTGGTGGCCGAGGGCGCCAAGGTCGTGATCACGGACGTCCGCGAGGACGCCGTCGGCCGGATCGTCGCGGCCCACCTGGACTCGGTGACGGCCGTCGCGGACACCGCGACCCTGATCCGCGTCCAGGGCCTGGACATCTACGCCCCCTGCGCGCTCGGCGGTGCCCTGAACGACGACACCGTGCCGGTACTGACCGCCGGCATCGTCTGCGGCGCGGCCAACAACCAGCTCGCCCATCCGGGTGTCGAGAAGGACCTCGCCGACCGCGGGATCCTCTACGCGCCCGACTACGTGGTGAACGCCGGCGGTGTCATCCAGGTCGCCGACGAGCTGCACGGGTTCGACTTCGGACGCTGCAAGGAGAAGGCGGCGAAGATCTTCGACACCACGCTGGCGATATTCGCTCGTGCGAAGGCGGACGGGATTCCGCCGGCCGCCGCGGCCGACCGGATCGCCGAGCAGCGGATCGCGGAGGCGCGCCGGACCCACTGA
- a CDS encoding DUF3073 domain-containing protein: MGRGRAKAKQTKVARQLKYNSGGTDLSRLASELGASTSSQPPNGEPFEDDEDDEDDLYSRYADLYEDDDEDEDDGPSSSQHRRGA; the protein is encoded by the coding sequence ATGGGGCGCGGCCGGGCCAAGGCCAAGCAGACGAAGGTCGCCCGCCAGCTGAAGTACAACAGCGGTGGGACGGACCTTTCACGTCTGGCCAGTGAACTGGGCGCATCGACTTCGAGCCAGCCGCCGAACGGCGAGCCGTTCGAGGACGATGAGGATGACGAGGACGATCTCTACTCTCGATACGCCGACCTCTATGAGGACGACGACGAGGACGAAGACGACGGTCCCTCTTCTTCACAACACCGTCGCGGCGCTTGA
- the purM gene encoding phosphoribosylformylglycinamidine cyclo-ligase has product MSPVSDQSGTTGASYAAAGVDIEAGDRAVELMKEWVKKAQRPEVLGGLGGFAGLFDASALKRYERPLLASATDGVGTKVDIARQMGVYDTIGHDLVAMVMDDIVVCGAEPLFMTDYICVGKVHPERVASIVKGIAEGCVLAGCALVGGETAEHPGLLGEDDFDVAGAGTGVVEADRLLGADRIRTGDAVIAMAASGLHSNGYSLVRHVLLNQAGLALDARIEEFGRTLGEELLEPTKIYSLDCLALTRTTEVHAFSHITGGGLAANLARVIPDGLHAIVDRSTWTPAPVFDLVGRTGRVERLELEKTLNMGVGMMAIVPSESADAALATLADRGVDAWVAGEITDRGEHTTGAELVGDYAV; this is encoded by the coding sequence ATGTCTCCTGTGTCAGATCAGTCGGGCACCACCGGTGCCTCCTACGCGGCGGCGGGCGTCGACATCGAGGCGGGCGACCGCGCGGTCGAGCTGATGAAGGAATGGGTGAAGAAGGCCCAGCGCCCCGAGGTCCTCGGCGGCCTCGGCGGCTTCGCCGGGCTCTTCGACGCCTCCGCCCTCAAGCGCTACGAGCGTCCCCTGCTCGCCTCCGCCACGGACGGCGTCGGAACCAAGGTCGACATCGCGCGCCAGATGGGCGTCTACGACACCATCGGCCACGACCTGGTCGCCATGGTCATGGACGACATCGTGGTGTGCGGCGCCGAGCCGCTGTTCATGACCGACTACATCTGCGTCGGCAAGGTCCACCCCGAGCGGGTCGCCTCGATCGTCAAGGGCATCGCCGAGGGCTGTGTGCTGGCCGGGTGTGCCCTGGTCGGCGGTGAGACGGCCGAGCACCCGGGCCTGCTGGGCGAGGACGACTTCGACGTCGCCGGCGCCGGTACGGGCGTCGTGGAGGCCGACCGGCTGCTCGGCGCGGATCGCATCCGTACGGGTGACGCGGTGATCGCCATGGCGGCCTCCGGCCTTCACTCGAACGGGTACTCGCTGGTGCGGCACGTCCTGCTGAACCAGGCCGGTCTGGCGCTGGACGCCCGGATCGAGGAGTTCGGCCGCACCCTCGGCGAGGAGCTGCTGGAGCCCACCAAGATCTACTCGCTGGACTGCCTGGCCCTGACCCGCACCACCGAGGTGCACGCCTTCAGCCACATCACCGGCGGCGGTCTCGCGGCCAACCTGGCGCGCGTGATCCCGGACGGGCTGCACGCGATCGTCGACCGCTCCACCTGGACCCCGGCACCCGTCTTCGACCTCGTCGGCAGGACCGGCCGCGTCGAGCGACTGGAGCTGGAGAAGACGCTGAACATGGGCGTCGGCATGATGGCGATCGTGCCGTCGGAGTCGGCCGACGCGGCCCTGGCCACGCTGGCCGACCGCGGCGTCGACGCCTGGGTCGCCGGCGAGATCACGGACCGCGGCGAGCACACGACCGGCGCGGAGCTGGTCGGCGACTACGCGGTCTGA